GCGCGAAGCCGTCGAATCGTCGGGATGGCTGTGGTAGGCGCAAGCCTTTGGGGGCGTTTTGGGAGCGCCGCCGCCATTGCTGCCGCGAGTCTGGTCGTGGGCGTCTTCCTAGGCGACCGGTCCATCGCGCCGGTACAGTACTCGCCCGTAGCCGAGGTCGTCGCGCCTGTGCGCGAGACATCGCACACGGTTCGCCAGCAACATCGCGAGTTTCAGCAAGTCGAGCAGGAGCGACAGCTCAACGAGGCTCGGCTGATCCACCACGTCCGCGGTGATGCACGAACGGCGCTGGCGCACTATGAGCAGTTGGTCGAAAACAGCCCCGATTCGTGGACCTCGCGCGTCGCGGAGTTTGAGCAATCCGCGATTCTCAGTACGACTGCCGTCACCATGCCGCTGCGACGGGACGTCAAGCCCGTGTTCGTCGACGTGACATCGCCGTAGGGCAGTTCAGTCGATGCGTGTTCGTGTCGCGCTTGACCAGACATCGCAGACATAGGGCCTGTACCGTCGATGGCAGACGACCTACCGATCCTGCGCCCCGAGACAACGCCCGTCAAGACAATTTCCGCCACGGGTAGGTGTGTCACGGCTGTCCTGTTGGCTGCGTGCGTCCTACTGCCGCTGCAGTTGAGCTATGGACAGAGCTCCTGGTCTTCGATCTCCCCCGAATCAGATCCTGTCGTCCAGCACGTCAGAGCCGGCGACTATGCCCGCGCCATGTCGGCGATCGAGCAGCGGCTTCGCTTCGCGCGAGGCGAGGACCGCATCGTGCTCCTCTTTCAGCAGGGAGATATCGCAGAATCCTACCAGCGGGACACTGCCGCGGCGGTCCGCGCCTACAACGAGATTGTGCGAGTCGCCGCCGGCACCGACGATGCTGATCTGGCGAGAGTCTATCTGGCGAGGATCCACGCTCGTCAAGGGGATTACGACCACGCTATCGACGTCTACACGGAGATCGTCGAGTCCGCCCCGGAGGGCAGCCGGTACCGCAAGTCGGCGATGGACGCCATCGGCAGGCTGAGGCGGGCGTCTGAGGAGATCGCTGCGTACCGTCGCCAAGCCGCCAAGACGACCGACCCAATCGTCTGGGCCCAGGCGACGTTCAACGTGGCGACCCTCTACGACGATGCGGGCACGCCGGACGCGGCAGTGCGCGAGTTCGCCGCCCTCGTCAGGCAGCGACCCGAGAGCGAGTTGGCGCCGGAAGCGCAGTACCGGATCGGTCAGATCCTGGCGCGTCAGCGCAACACGCAGGGAGCGCTCGAGGCGTACCAGCGCGTCGTCACCCAGTTCCGCGCCAGCCGTTTCGACGCGGAAGCCTTGTTCCAGACGGGGCACCTGTACCTCAACATGCCCGACAACGCCGCCGCGCTGTCGGCGTTTGACCGCGTGCTCACGGAGTACCCTTCGTTCTGGAAGACATCGGCGACGATCTACCTGCGAGCCGTGGCGCTGGAGCGACTCGGTCGTGTCGACGATGCGGCCGATGCCTTTCGGCTGTTCCTGAACCTGGCGCTCCTGTCAGGCGAACGGATCGCGATGGGCGATATCGCTCGGCGAGAGGACGAAGCGGCTGGACTCCAAGCGGAGATCGAGACGAAGCTGCGCCAAATCGCCGAGGGAACTCCGGCGCGGCTCCTCAACGAGGCGAGGTCTCTCACAGCGCAGCGCAAGCATTCCGAGGCGCTATCGACCCTCAACCGGCTGATCACAGACCATCGATCCTCGCCAGAAGCGAACGAAGCCTTGTCGTTGGTCCGCCAGTATCGAGCGCGAAGTGAGATCCAGCGAGTGTTGCTCGTGGCGGATCGCGCCGAGGACGCACCGACACAGGCGCGAGCTCGATTCCAGGCAGCCGGGCTGTATGAGCGAGAGCTTCAGGACTACGATGCGGCGATCAACCTGTATCTGCTCGTGGCGAACTCGGACGATTCCGGGAGCACTTGGGACGCCATCGCTCTGTATCGAGCCGGAGCGCTCTACGTGGCGAACCAGGGGAACACGTCGCGTGGTCTATCGACGTTCCAGCGTCTTGTGCAACTGGTTCCCTCGTCGCATGAATCCGCACGGGCGTATTACCAGATTGGGGAGATCCTGAGCGCGGAGCACCGGAACGTCGATGGCGCGATTGCTGCATTCCAACGAGCGATCCAGATGCCGCAGCTCTCGGTATACCTGACTGACGGGTGCGAGGACAGCACCGCGGATGCGGCTGCGTTCCGGGTTGCCCGTGTCCTGTTCGAGACGCGAGGGAACGCCGCCCAGTCGTCGCAGGCGATGCTGAACTTCATCCGCGAACGTCAGCGTTCTCCGAGGATCGCTGCGGCATGGCTCTACCTCAGCCGCGTGTACGAGGAGATAGGTCAGCGCGAACGGGCAATCGACGCGCTGCTGCACGCCAAATCATCCGCCGACGAGAGCGCTGTGAACGCTCAGTGGGTGCGCTATGAGTTCCCTGAGCTGGGTTCCAAGAACCGCGATGAATTGCTCGCCTGGATGGATCGTCGGCTTGACACCCTCCAACAGCGCAAGCCGCAGTCGGCAGCGGCGACGCGCAACTCCCTCCTGCCTCGCTAGCCACGTACTAACGCACGCAAGTATCTTGTCACGCCGACCTGAGACGCGCCGTAGGCGCGCGCTGCATCGCTGTACGCGCACATCGTTCACCGCTCTCGCCCGGTCTTCCTGACGTCGTACTCGAGCATTACGATGCCTGAGCCGTATGCCGTATGGCTGGTGAGGTGGAGTTCGACGTGGCGCGTCGTGTGGGAGTAGAGCGGTAGACCGCCGCCGAGGAGCACTGGCATAACAGCTACCTCGACCGTGTCGACGAGTCCCGTCTCGACGAAGCTGCGGAAGAGCTCGCCGCCGCCGAACAGCCAGATGTCTTTGGCGGCTTGAGTTCGGATGGGAGCCACGGTGTCAGTAGACACGTCGCCGACGATCGTGACGTCGGGATAGTCCTGCGGTTGGAGCGTGCGAGAGAACACAAACGTTTTCTCGCCCGATGCCGGCGAGCCCATGGCTCGCACGACCTCAAACGTGCGTCTGCCCATGAGGAACGTATCGAACTGGGCGAGCAGCGCGCCGAAGTCGATGTCCGGGTCCGCAGTGATCCAGTCGATTTCTCCGTTGGGCCCTGCGATGTAGCCGTCTAGGCTCATGGCGACCTGGTACCGGATTCGGGGCACGGCTGCCTCCACGGATACGGTCTGCCGCGTGTGCGCTGCTGTTCATAAGTCTGTGTGTGGCGCGCCCAGAGGGATTCGAACCCCCAACCCTCAGATCCGAAGTCTGATGCTCTATCCATTGAGCTATGGGCGCGCGTGGAGTGCACGGCTATCTTACCGCGCCGGAGCCGGGATCGGCAAGCTGACGCGACGCCAGGGCACGCCCATCTCATGGACGGGTCTCGCCGGATGGCAGCTTCATGGACGGATGGCGTCGCGTCGGAGCTTCGAGCGCTCATCTGAACCCCGGCGTTGCTGGGTAAGGTGCGCTCACGGGATGACCGTGGGCAGACATCGGACCGATTGCAGACCAAACGCCCATCGCGTATCCTGCGCTGCGTCCCATGCGCACATGGCAGCGGAGGGAAAGAGGTCCGATGCGCGAACCGGGGATCCGCGACCGCCTCGACCGATGGGTCCTCGCGGTCGTAGCGCTGTGCATCCTTGCGCTCGGGTACGGCGGGCGGCTCTGGTTGCTGCGCATCCGAGGGTTCGACCCCGACGAGTTCGAGCACCTCCACGCAGCCTGGCTCATCGCCAAGGGTCAGGTCATCTATCGCGACTTCTTCGAGCACCACACACCCTGGACGCAGTTCCTGCTGTCGCCCCTTTACGCCTTCTTCCGTGTCGACACGAACGTCAGCGATGCATTCGCGCTCATCTTCACGGCGCGCACTCTCATGTGGGCGCTCACGGGAGGGGCGCTGGCGCTCGTGTTCGCGCTCGGAAGACGGTGGCGCAGCACCGACGTCGGGTTCCTCGCCGCTGCGTTCCTGTCGAACACGATCATGTACCTCGAGAAGACCATCGAGATACGTCCCGATGTCCTCGCCAGCGTCCTCTTGCTCGGGTGTCTGTTCGTATCCGTGGGCTTGGTGCAACGCAACGAGCCTACACCCTGGTGGCAATGGGCGTTGAGCGGGTGCCTGTTGGGCGGGGCGGTCATGGCGACTCAGAAGGTGCTGTTCGTCCTGCCTGGGTTCGCCCTCGCGGTGGCGTGGCATGCCCTCGACCGTGGCTCGCCAGGGACGCTGACAACGCGGCTTCGTGACATCGGATGGCAGATCGCCGGTTTCGCCGTCCCGATCCTTGTCACGGTCGCCTACTTCGCGGCGATGGGCGGACTGACGCAGTTCGTCGAGCTCAACTTCCTGCTCAACCTCCGATGGAAGGTCCGGTTCTCACCCAGCAACTAC
This window of the Candidatus Poribacteria bacterium genome carries:
- a CDS encoding tetratricopeptide repeat protein, with amino-acid sequence MADDLPILRPETTPVKTISATGRCVTAVLLAACVLLPLQLSYGQSSWSSISPESDPVVQHVRAGDYARAMSAIEQRLRFARGEDRIVLLFQQGDIAESYQRDTAAAVRAYNEIVRVAAGTDDADLARVYLARIHARQGDYDHAIDVYTEIVESAPEGSRYRKSAMDAIGRLRRASEEIAAYRRQAAKTTDPIVWAQATFNVATLYDDAGTPDAAVREFAALVRQRPESELAPEAQYRIGQILARQRNTQGALEAYQRVVTQFRASRFDAEALFQTGHLYLNMPDNAAALSAFDRVLTEYPSFWKTSATIYLRAVALERLGRVDDAADAFRLFLNLALLSGERIAMGDIARREDEAAGLQAEIETKLRQIAEGTPARLLNEARSLTAQRKHSEALSTLNRLITDHRSSPEANEALSLVRQYRARSEIQRVLLVADRAEDAPTQARARFQAAGLYERELQDYDAAINLYLLVANSDDSGSTWDAIALYRAGALYVANQGNTSRGLSTFQRLVQLVPSSHESARAYYQIGEILSAEHRNVDGAIAAFQRAIQMPQLSVYLTDGCEDSTADAAAFRVARVLFETRGNAAQSSQAMLNFIRERQRSPRIAAAWLYLSRVYEEIGQRERAIDALLHAKSSADESAVNAQWVRYEFPELGSKNRDELLAWMDRRLDTLQQRKPQSAAATRNSLLPR
- a CDS encoding dihydrofolate reductase, giving the protein MPRIRYQVAMSLDGYIAGPNGEIDWITADPDIDFGALLAQFDTFLMGRRTFEVVRAMGSPASGEKTFVFSRTLQPQDYPDVTIVGDVSTDTVAPIRTQAAKDIWLFGGGELFRSFVETGLVDTVEVAVMPVLLGGGLPLYSHTTRHVELHLTSHTAYGSGIVMLEYDVRKTGRER